One genomic segment of Chelonia mydas isolate rCheMyd1 chromosome 1, rCheMyd1.pri.v2, whole genome shotgun sequence includes these proteins:
- the LOC102944715 gene encoding olfactory receptor 52E2: MSDYNTTDFTNPSTFILLGIPGLEVAHVWISIPFCIMYIIAILGNFSILFIVKTEQSLHEPKYYFLCMLAVTDLVLSTSILPKSLSIFWFNSREINFSACLTQMYFLHCFLVTESGIFVAMAFDRYVAICDPLRHSTILTNPMVAKIGLGVALRGGMLVLPFILVARRWPYCRTNIIPHSYCEHMAVVKLACAEIHVSNYYSLCVLFCVTGLDLIFIAVSYTQILRAIFNLPTKDARLKTSGTCGSHLCAILAFYFPCLFSALTYRFGKNMALHFRVLIASIYLLMPPMLNPIIYGVRTKQIRDRLLRLFTHKGT; the protein is encoded by the coding sequence ATGTCAGATTACAACACaaccgacttcaccaacccctccaccttcatcctgctgggcattcctggcctggaggtggCTCATGtttggatctccatccccttctgcatcATGTACATcatagccatcttggggaacttcagCATTCTCTTCATAGTGAAGACGGAGCAGAGCCTCCATGAGCCCaagtactatttcctctgcatgctggctgtcactGACCTGGTCCTGTCCACATCCATCCTGCCCAAATctctgagcatcttctggttcaattccagggagatcaatttcagtgcctgcctcacccagatgtacttcctTCACTGCTTCTTAGTAACAGAGTCTGGGATATTtgtggccatggcttttgatcgctacgtggccatctgtgatcccctgagacattccaccatcctgacaaacccCATGGTTGCCAAGATTGGGCTGGGCGTGGCGCTGCGTGGTGGCATGCTCGTACTCCCCTTTATTCTAGTGGCAAGgcggtggccatattgcagaaccaacatcattcCCCACTCATACTGCGAGCACATGgctgtggtgaagctggcctgtgccGAAATCCATGTCAGTAATTACTACAGCCTCTGTGTGCTATTCTGTGTGACGGGTCTGGATCTGATTTTTATTGCTGTGTCCTatacccagatcctcagggccatcttcaacctccccacaaaggatgcccGGCTGAAGACTTCTGGGACCTGCGGCTCCCATCTCTGTGCCATCTTAGCCTTCTACTTCCCGTGTCTCTTCTCTGCCCTCACGTACCGCTTTGGAAAGAATATGGCCCTGCATTTCCGCGTTCTCATTGCCAGCATTTACCTTCTGAtgccccccatgctaaaccccatTATCTATGGGGTAaggaccaaacagatccgggACAGGCTGCTTCGGCTCTTTACTCATAAAGGGACCTAA